One genomic segment of Carassius carassius chromosome 21, fCarCar2.1, whole genome shotgun sequence includes these proteins:
- the htr1aa gene encoding 5-hydroxytryptamine (serotonin) receptor 1A a, with product MESYTNTTESQDWSGNATTAGEVALSYQIIGSLFLAALILFAILGNACVIAAIALERSLQNVANYLIGSLAVTDLMVSVLVLPMAALYQVLNKWTLGQEMCDIFISLDVLCCTSSILHLCAIALDRYWAITDPIDYVNKRTPRRAAILISLTWLIGFSISIPPMLGWRKPEDRADPDACTISQDHGYTIYSTFGAFYIPLILMLVLYGRIFRAARFRIRKTVKKTEKAKIADKCLAVSPALFPRKAIGEVNKTWRRSVEPQPSSCVNGGLKHLDDRESFEITEVQTVSRNHLSLPNNPQPCFENRNEKNTEAKRKVALARERKTVKTLGIIMGTFIFCWLPFFIVALVLPFCQDCFMPEWLRAVINWLGYSNSLLNPIIYAYFNKDFQNAFKKILKCKCIRQ from the coding sequence ATGGAGAGTTACACCAACACCACAGAAAGCCAAGACTGGAGCGGGAACGCGACGACAGCTGGCGAAGTTGCTTTGAGTTACCAAATAATCGGCTCACTTTTCTTGGCCGCGTTAATTCTGTTTGCCATATTGGGAAACGCGTGTGTCATCGCTGCCATCGCCTTGGAGAGATCGCTTCAGAATGTGGCCAACTATCTCATCGGTTCCCTGGCCGTCACAGACCTCATGGTGTCGGTTCTAGTGCTACCCATGGCAGCCCTGTATCAGGTTCTGAACAAATGGACTTTGGGACAGGAGATGTGTGATATTTTCATTTCCCTAGACGTGTTGTGCTGCACCTCTTCCATCCTACACCTGTGCGCAATCGCTTTGGATAGATACTGGGCCATTACCGATCCCATAGACTATGTAAATAAAAGGACCCCGAGACGAGCGGCTATCTTGATCAGCCTCACTTGGCTGATAGGATTTTCCATTTCCATTCCTCCCATGTTGGGCTGGAGGAAACCAGAGGACCGGGCAGATCCCGACGCATGCACAATCAGCCAAGACCACGGGTACACCATCTACTCGACTTTTGGAGCTTTCTACATCCCCCTCATCCTCATGCTGGTCCTCTACGGGCGGATATTCCGAGCGGCGAGGTTTCGCATTAGGAAAACTGTGAAGAAAACCGAGAAAGCTAAAATCGCGGACAAATGCCTGGCAGTGTCTCCGGCGCTGTTCCCGAGGAAAGCGATCGGCGAGGTGAACAAAACTTGGAGGCGAAGCGTGGAGCCGCAGCCGAGCTCCTGCGTAAACGGAGGGCTGAAACACTTGGACGACAGAGAGTCGTTCGAGATTACAGAAGTTCAGACCGTCTCCAGAAACCACCTGAGCCTGCCCAACAACCCCCAGCCGTGCTTCGAGAACAGAAACGAGAAAAACACGGAAGCGAAGCGCAAAGTGGCTTTGGCCAGAGAGCGCAAAACGGTTAAGACTCTGGGAATCATTATGGGCACGTTCATTTTCTGCTGGCTGCCCTTCTTCATTGTGGCGCTTGTTTTGCCTTTCTGTCAAGACTGTTTCATGCCTGAGTGGTTGAGGGCGGTCATTAACTGGCTCGGATACTCCAACTCACTTTTGAACCCCATCATATACGCGTACTTTAACAAAGACTTCCAGAACGCATTCAAGAAGATCTTGAAATGCAAATGTATTAGACAGTGA